A genome region from Bacillaceae bacterium IKA-2 includes the following:
- the holB gene encoding DNA polymerase III subunit delta' translates to MTWDQLLETQEKVVKIITNSIKKKRLSHAYLFEGAKGTGKRQVAFQLAKTFLCDEKEGVNACENCPNCKRISSGNHPDVHAIKPDGQSIKIEQIRHLKKEFSYRGMESGRKFYIIEDAEKMTISAANGLLKFLEEPDGQSVAVLTTTEAHRLLSTVLSRTQIISFTPLRPLKLMSNLEQNGISKPIAMLLSQLTNDIEEANQLYADEWIAQARVIMIQLVEEVCTRPHQVMLTLQESWFSHFKEKNQLNIGFDLLLLWYRDVLRTLIENKDQLIFVDQIDKLERHALNSSQQKVSQQMAVILEAKRRLIANVNPQLLIEQLMLRLQEG, encoded by the coding sequence ATGACGTGGGATCAGTTGCTAGAAACTCAGGAAAAAGTCGTCAAGATTATTACAAATAGTATCAAAAAAAAACGGTTGTCCCATGCATATTTATTTGAAGGAGCTAAAGGTACTGGAAAGAGACAAGTAGCCTTTCAACTAGCGAAAACATTTTTATGCGATGAGAAAGAAGGAGTTAATGCGTGCGAAAATTGTCCTAATTGTAAACGGATCAGTTCAGGTAATCATCCGGACGTGCATGCAATTAAACCTGATGGCCAATCGATAAAAATTGAACAAATTCGCCACTTAAAAAAAGAGTTTTCCTACCGTGGTATGGAATCAGGAAGAAAATTTTATATTATTGAAGATGCAGAGAAGATGACAATAAGTGCGGCGAATGGACTTTTAAAGTTTTTGGAGGAGCCTGACGGTCAGTCTGTTGCTGTACTGACAACGACAGAAGCTCATCGATTGTTGAGTACAGTCTTGTCAAGAACACAAATTATCTCCTTTACTCCGCTAAGACCGCTTAAATTAATGAGTAATTTGGAGCAAAATGGTATTTCTAAGCCGATAGCAATGCTTTTAAGCCAATTAACTAATGATATTGAAGAAGCTAATCAGCTTTATGCTGATGAATGGATTGCACAAGCCCGAGTCATAATGATACAATTAGTAGAAGAAGTGTGTACAAGACCACATCAGGTTATGCTCACTTTACAAGAGAGTTGGTTTTCTCATTTTAAAGAGAAAAATCAATTAAATATAGGTTTTGATCTACTACTGTTATGGTATCGAGATGTGTTACGTACCCTAATAGAAAATAAAGATCAACTTATCTTTGTTGATCAGATTGATAAATTAGAACGGCATGCATTAAATAGCTCACAGCAGAAAGTGAGCCAACAGATGGCGGTAATTTTAGAAGCGAAGAGGCGTCTAATTGCAAATGTAAATCCTCAATTATTAATCGAGCAATTAATGCTGAGGTTGCAGGAGGGATAA
- the yabA gene encoding DNA replication initiation control protein YabA has product MDKNEVFSRVSLMEEKIGGLYRELGELKEHLALLLEENQHLKIENDHLRSRIEKEAEQEEEKKKTKQGKERNDVGEGYDNLARLYHEGFHICNLHYGSIRKEGDCLFCLSFLNKK; this is encoded by the coding sequence GTGGATAAAAACGAGGTCTTTTCACGAGTCAGTCTTATGGAAGAAAAAATAGGTGGTCTTTATCGTGAGTTAGGAGAATTAAAAGAGCATTTAGCACTTCTCCTAGAAGAGAACCAACATCTTAAGATTGAAAATGACCATCTACGTTCGCGAATTGAAAAAGAAGCGGAACAAGAGGAAGAAAAAAAGAAAACAAAACAAGGAAAAGAAAGAAATGATGTTGGAGAAGGGTACGATAACCTAGCTCGGTTGTATCATGAAGGATTTCACATTTGTAACCTTCACTACGGAAGCATTCGTAAAGAAGGGGATTGTCTATTTTGCCTGTCGTTCTTAAATAAAAAGTAG
- the recR gene encoding recombination mediator RecR, translating to MQYPEPISKLIEGFMRLPGIGPKTAGRLAFFVLDMKEDDVLDFAKALVNAKRNLTYCSVCYNITDSDPCYICEDQKRDRSIVCVLENARDVIAMEKMREYHGLYHVLQGAISPMEGVGPEDIKIPELLKRLQDETIQEIILATNPNIEGEATAMYISRLVKPTGIKVTRIAHGLPVGGDLEYADEVTLSRAIEGRREL from the coding sequence TTGCAGTATCCTGAACCGATATCCAAATTAATAGAAGGCTTTATGAGATTGCCGGGAATCGGTCCGAAAACAGCGGGTCGGTTGGCTTTTTTTGTATTAGATATGAAGGAAGATGATGTCTTGGATTTTGCTAAGGCATTAGTAAATGCAAAAAGAAATCTTACGTATTGTTCAGTTTGTTATAACATAACCGACTCAGATCCATGCTATATTTGTGAAGATCAAAAAAGAGATAGATCTATTGTTTGCGTTCTTGAAAATGCAAGAGACGTTATTGCTATGGAAAAAATGAGAGAGTACCATGGTCTTTACCACGTTTTACAAGGGGCTATTTCACCAATGGAAGGTGTAGGACCAGAGGATATAAAAATCCCGGAATTATTGAAGCGTCTTCAAGATGAAACAATCCAAGAAATTATCTTAGCGACTAACCCAAACATTGAAGGCGAAGCTACCGCTATGTATATCTCGAGGCTAGTAAAACCAACTGGAATTAAAGTTACTAGAATTGCCCATGGTCTTCCTGTTGGCGGTGATTTAGAATACGCTGATGAAGTAACTCTTTCAAGGGCAATTGAAGGTCGTCGAGAATTATAG
- a CDS encoding TlpA disulfide reductase family protein, with protein MNRQKIIQTVVLVFAIGVLVTMVLGLRSQGSAVGIGDEGYNFELEDMDGNTHQLSDYKGEVVILNFFASWCEPCKAEAPELEKFHAEFKDQANLLIVVKGETKNTVKRYIDEMDSKKKYIFDFNNNVSRSYGAVGQPETIIINQEGIIVDHIIGGVSRDYLAVKLDELMN; from the coding sequence ATGAATAGGCAAAAAATAATTCAAACTGTTGTCCTAGTTTTTGCCATTGGAGTTTTAGTTACAATGGTGTTAGGATTGCGTTCTCAAGGGAGCGCGGTAGGCATTGGTGATGAAGGTTACAATTTTGAACTTGAGGATATGGATGGAAATACCCATCAATTATCTGATTATAAAGGCGAAGTAGTGATTTTAAACTTTTTTGCTAGTTGGTGTGAGCCTTGTAAAGCAGAGGCTCCGGAACTCGAGAAGTTTCATGCTGAATTTAAAGACCAAGCAAACTTGTTAATTGTTGTTAAAGGTGAGACGAAAAATACTGTTAAACGATATATCGATGAAATGGATTCTAAGAAGAAGTATATATTTGACTTTAATAATAATGTTTCAAGGAGCTATGGAGCAGTTGGGCAACCAGAGACGATAATCATTAATCAAGAAGGTATTATTGTTGATCATATAATCGGTGGAGTTTCAAGAGATTATCTTGCTGTAAAGTTAGATGAACTTATGAATTAA
- a CDS encoding YbaB/EbfC family nucleoid-associated protein — translation MKNMGNMMKQMQKMQKQMAQAQEELKEKTVEGTAGGGMVKVTVTGEKKILEVIISEEVVDPDDVEMLQDLILAATNDALKNADELINQDMGKFTKGMNMPGMF, via the coding sequence ATGAAAAACATGGGAAATATGATGAAGCAAATGCAAAAGATGCAAAAGCAAATGGCACAAGCTCAAGAGGAACTTAAAGAAAAAACAGTTGAGGGAACAGCTGGTGGTGGTATGGTAAAGGTTACTGTGACTGGAGAAAAAAAGATCTTAGAAGTAATTATATCAGAAGAAGTTGTTGATCCTGATGATGTAGAAATGCTTCAAGATTTAATTTTGGCAGCTACAAACGATGCATTAAAGAATGCGGATGAATTGATTAATCAAGACATGGGCAAGTTCACAAAAGGGATGAATATGCCAGGAATGTTTTAA
- a CDS encoding pro-sigmaK processing inhibitor BofA family protein, protein MDPIIVVTFFGGIIFLLLVLGAPIKPLRIVGQGMIKLIIGALFLFFLNAFGSAFDYHIPINFVTTTVSGFLGIPGVLLLIAIDQLIL, encoded by the coding sequence ATGGATCCAATTATCGTTGTTACATTTTTTGGAGGAATTATTTTTTTGTTGTTAGTGTTAGGTGCACCAATTAAACCATTACGTATTGTTGGACAAGGAATGATTAAGTTAATTATTGGTGCATTGTTTTTATTCTTTTTAAATGCTTTTGGCTCGGCATTTGATTATCATATCCCAATTAACTTTGTCACAACTACTGTTTCGGGTTTTCTAGGAATCCCAGGAGTATTATTACTAATTGCAATTGATCAACTAATTTTATAA
- a CDS encoding stage 0 sporulation family protein translates to MHQVVGVRFKKAGKIYYFSPEDIDVQKSDLVIVETARGIEFGKVVIGKKLVEDQDVVFPLKKVIRFANEIDKTTVEENKQAAKEAFDVCHEKIQEHTLDMKLVDVEYTFDRNKVLFYFTADGRIDFRELVKDLAAIFRTRIELRQIGVRDEAKMLGGIGPCGRILCCSSFLGDFEPVSIKMAKDQNLSLNPTKISGLCGRLMCCLKYENDNYETAKRLLPDIGKSIMTAHGKGRVTGLNILEHLVQIQLADERVMEYTLDELMNEGAIPSNT, encoded by the coding sequence GTGCATCAAGTAGTCGGTGTTAGGTTTAAAAAAGCGGGAAAAATATATTATTTCTCCCCTGAAGATATAGATGTACAAAAAAGTGATCTAGTCATAGTTGAAACTGCTAGAGGTATAGAGTTCGGAAAAGTGGTTATTGGTAAAAAGCTTGTTGAAGACCAAGATGTTGTTTTTCCATTAAAAAAAGTAATTCGGTTTGCAAATGAGATAGACAAAACAACAGTCGAAGAAAATAAGCAAGCCGCCAAAGAAGCTTTTGACGTCTGTCATGAAAAAATTCAAGAACATACTCTTGATATGAAACTTGTTGATGTAGAATATACATTTGATCGAAATAAAGTACTTTTTTATTTTACAGCAGATGGTCGTATTGATTTTAGGGAGCTTGTCAAAGATTTGGCAGCAATTTTTCGGACAAGGATTGAATTACGGCAAATTGGTGTTCGTGACGAAGCTAAGATGTTAGGGGGAATTGGTCCTTGCGGTAGAATTTTATGTTGTTCCTCTTTTCTTGGTGATTTTGAGCCTGTGTCAATTAAGATGGCAAAGGATCAGAACTTGTCCTTAAACCCGACCAAGATTTCTGGTTTGTGCGGAAGATTAATGTGCTGTTTAAAATATGAAAATGATAATTATGAAACCGCGAAGCGACTTCTTCCGGATATAGGAAAGTCGATTATGACAGCACATGGAAAAGGGCGAGTAACTGGTTTAAATATATTAGAGCATCTAGTTCAAATTCAGTTAGCGGACGAGCGAGTCATGGAATATACTCTCGATGAGCTCATGAACGAAGGAGCAATACCTAGCAATACCTAG
- the dnaX gene encoding DNA polymerase III subunit gamma/tau, with protein sequence MGYQALYRVWRPKQLNDVVGQEHITKTIKNALIQEKLSHAYLFTGPRGTGKTSAAKIIAKAVNCQKAPVEEPCNSCESCLGITNGSIVDVIEIDAASNNGVDEIRDIRDKVKFAPSSGMRYKVYIIDEVHMLSTGAFNALLKTLEEPPQHVIFILATTEPHKIPLTIISRCQRFDFKRISSVAMIKRMEFILSHYETKASHDALAMIARISEGGMRDSLSLLDQAISYSDEEVALEDILTITGAVSQGLLMEVAESLITNDVLKALTAVDKLVLAGKDPTRFIEDFIFFYRDMLLYKTAPELNDLLERVTVDDQFTSLSKDTKTSWIYKTIMVLNEILQDMKWSSHPRIFIEVAIVKICNSNEETEQANNEIYSSLMNKVQELERKLENLNQDSSTQATAVQEKSKKNQGQFNFKTGKSGFNKGQVKGMLAQASKQDLQKVTSSWGKVMDLVKKQSAPAHAWLVDSKPVAASNESILLAFQNEMHKDMVDTKFRTMVEEVIANVFSQQYKILTLLTNQWETIKEEFVRGQRGETNSANEVDPLVDEAIKLVGSDLIEIIE encoded by the coding sequence ATGGGTTACCAAGCATTATATCGTGTTTGGCGGCCAAAACAGCTAAATGATGTTGTAGGCCAAGAACATATAACGAAAACTATTAAAAATGCACTCATACAAGAAAAGCTATCCCATGCCTATCTTTTCACAGGCCCACGTGGCACAGGAAAGACAAGTGCGGCGAAAATTATCGCTAAGGCAGTTAATTGTCAAAAAGCACCTGTTGAAGAACCTTGCAACTCGTGTGAGTCTTGCCTTGGAATTACTAATGGTTCAATTGTAGATGTTATCGAGATCGATGCCGCCTCAAATAATGGTGTTGATGAAATTAGAGACATCCGTGATAAAGTAAAGTTTGCGCCAAGTAGCGGGATGCGTTATAAAGTTTATATTATTGATGAAGTACATATGTTATCTACTGGAGCTTTTAATGCATTGTTGAAAACATTAGAAGAGCCCCCACAACATGTCATCTTTATTTTAGCTACAACTGAGCCACATAAAATACCCTTAACGATTATTTCAAGGTGCCAACGTTTTGATTTTAAAAGGATATCAAGTGTTGCGATGATTAAGCGGATGGAGTTTATCTTGAGTCATTATGAAACAAAAGCAAGTCATGATGCGTTAGCAATGATTGCTAGAATTTCTGAAGGAGGCATGCGTGATTCATTAAGTTTGTTGGATCAAGCGATTTCTTACAGTGATGAAGAAGTCGCTTTAGAAGATATTCTTACTATTACCGGTGCTGTATCTCAAGGCCTCTTGATGGAGGTGGCCGAATCTTTGATAACCAATGATGTTTTAAAAGCTTTAACAGCTGTTGATAAACTTGTCTTAGCTGGTAAAGATCCGACACGTTTTATTGAGGATTTCATCTTTTTTTATCGAGATATGCTTTTATATAAAACAGCCCCAGAGCTAAATGACCTACTTGAAAGAGTGACGGTTGATGATCAATTTACGTCTCTATCTAAAGATACAAAGACTAGCTGGATTTATAAAACGATTATGGTTCTAAATGAAATATTACAAGATATGAAATGGTCAAGTCATCCTAGAATATTCATTGAAGTAGCTATTGTGAAAATTTGTAATAGCAACGAAGAAACTGAACAAGCGAATAATGAGATCTATTCGTCGTTAATGAATAAAGTTCAAGAGCTAGAACGAAAGTTAGAAAATTTAAATCAAGATTCATCAACTCAAGCAACTGCGGTCCAGGAAAAGTCTAAGAAAAACCAAGGACAGTTCAATTTTAAAACTGGCAAAAGTGGTTTTAATAAAGGACAAGTAAAAGGGATGTTAGCGCAGGCCTCAAAACAGGATTTACAAAAGGTCACTAGTAGTTGGGGAAAAGTAATGGATTTAGTAAAAAAACAAAGTGCTCCTGCACACGCTTGGCTTGTTGACAGTAAGCCAGTAGCGGCTTCAAACGAAAGTATTTTACTTGCATTTCAAAATGAAATGCACAAAGACATGGTTGATACGAAATTCCGTACGATGGTCGAAGAAGTGATCGCAAATGTATTTTCTCAGCAATATAAAATTTTGACATTACTAACCAATCAGTGGGAAACTATAAAAGAAGAATTTGTTCGAGGTCAGCGTGGGGAAACTAATTCTGCAAATGAAGTTGATCCCCTTGTTGATGAAGCTATAAAGCTAGTTGGTTCAGATTTAATTGAAATTATAGAATAA
- a CDS encoding CcmD family protein has product MTYLFAAYSIIWLLLAGYMFLLGKRQNQIAKQLKFLQELEEK; this is encoded by the coding sequence ATGACATATTTATTTGCAGCTTATTCAATTATTTGGTTATTGTTAGCAGGTTACATGTTTTTGCTTGGAAAACGCCAAAATCAAATTGCGAAACAACTTAAGTTTTTGCAGGAGTTAGAGGAAAAGTGA
- a CDS encoding cyclic-di-AMP receptor, which produces MKLVVAVVQDKDSNYLADALVKGNFKATKLATTGGFLKAGNTTFMIGTEDDRVDDALAIIQDNCKSRDQLVAPISPMGGNADSYIPYPVNVKVGGATVFVLPVDQFERF; this is translated from the coding sequence GTGAAACTTGTTGTGGCAGTTGTTCAAGATAAGGACAGTAATTATTTAGCTGACGCCCTTGTGAAAGGGAATTTTAAAGCAACAAAACTTGCTACTACAGGTGGCTTTTTAAAGGCTGGGAATACAACCTTTATGATTGGAACAGAAGATGACCGTGTTGATGATGCATTAGCAATCATTCAAGATAATTGTAAAAGTAGAGATCAATTAGTAGCGCCAATTTCTCCGATGGGTGGTAATGCTGATTCTTATATTCCATATCCAGTCAATGTAAAAGTTGGCGGTGCCACAGTTTTTGTGTTGCCAGTAGATCAGTTTGAAAGATTTTAG
- the tmk gene encoding dTMP kinase, producing MNEKFITFEGGEGAGKTSVIQALAHHFNDIGEKFTTTREPGGIQISESIREIILDTNNTVMDARTEALLYAAARRQHLVEKVIPDLKAGKLVLCDRFLDSSLVYQGIARNIGFDEVYAINAFAIEDCMPKLTLYFDIEPEKGLLRIAENKDREINRLDQENLAFHYRVREGYLKLLTMFPERIITIDADRPLKEVVEETKSKVTGYLNLLRQK from the coding sequence ATGAATGAAAAATTTATTACATTTGAAGGTGGCGAAGGAGCAGGAAAGACATCTGTCATTCAAGCTTTAGCTCACCATTTTAACGATATAGGTGAGAAGTTTACTACTACTAGGGAGCCAGGTGGTATTCAAATTTCTGAGAGCATCCGTGAAATTATTTTAGATACGAATAACACAGTTATGGACGCTAGAACAGAAGCTTTATTATATGCAGCGGCTAGAAGACAGCACCTTGTCGAAAAGGTGATTCCTGATTTAAAGGCAGGGAAGCTTGTGCTTTGTGATCGTTTTTTGGATAGTAGTTTAGTTTATCAAGGCATCGCTCGAAATATTGGTTTTGATGAGGTTTATGCGATTAATGCATTTGCAATTGAGGATTGCATGCCTAAGCTAACCTTATATTTTGACATTGAACCTGAGAAGGGGCTTTTAAGAATAGCAGAAAATAAGGATCGTGAAATAAACCGTTTAGACCAAGAAAATTTAGCTTTTCATTATCGGGTTCGCGAAGGTTATCTAAAGTTGTTAACAATGTTCCCTGAAAGAATAATTACCATCGATGCTGACAGGCCATTAAAAGAAGTAGTTGAAGAAACAAAGTCAAAAGTAACTGGTTATTTGAATTTGTTAAGACAAAAATAA
- a CDS encoding sigma factor G inhibitor Gin encodes MNEEQYRETCSICEQRALKEKGIHIYNIFICESCEREIVSSDVGDPFYKYYLQKLRKLKQSLLNIS; translated from the coding sequence ATGAATGAAGAACAATACCGGGAAACATGTTCTATTTGCGAACAGAGAGCTTTAAAGGAAAAAGGAATTCATATATATAATATTTTTATTTGCGAAAGTTGTGAACGTGAAATAGTCAGTTCCGATGTGGGTGATCCATTTTACAAGTACTATTTACAGAAACTACGAAAACTAAAGCAGTCTCTATTAAATATTTCTTAA
- a CDS encoding aminotransferase class I/II-fold pyridoxal phosphate-dependent enzyme: protein MDQNKIPLYEALLAHSEVNSNSFHVPGHKNGAVFSKYGKELYCKLLEIDVTELRGLDDLHYPTGVIKEAQEIAAHLYGSLECFFLIGGSTVGNLAMIMATCQEGDTVLVQRNCHKSILNGLRLAKVDPIFLQPNFDREAQIATCLDETLVLAAIKKYPTAKALIITNPNYYGYTSNLQNIITKAHQYDITVLVDEAHGAHFGHPSTLLPKSAIIEGADIVVQSAHKTLPAMTMGSYLHCNGKLVDVKKLTYYLQLFQSSSPSYPIMASLDLARHFLATISEKEIENTVEAITAFKTYINKIPQLKTVRSEHYQIDPLKVTVQSQCKLTGFQLQELFEEEGIYTELADSCNVLFVMPLVITTNLIFIAEKIKRKLSEFEIIPRYNKLDASFTNKVTRLAMTYPEMNVAEVQLIPLKNSVGRIIAEEIIPYPPGVPILISGEKVEKIHVEYINNLKASGAYFQGVDILETGVKVFT, encoded by the coding sequence ATGGACCAAAATAAAATACCATTGTACGAAGCTCTGTTAGCTCATAGTGAAGTAAACTCAAACTCTTTCCATGTGCCAGGTCATAAAAATGGTGCTGTTTTTTCAAAATATGGAAAAGAATTATATTGTAAGTTATTGGAAATTGATGTAACGGAGTTAAGAGGTTTAGATGACCTTCATTATCCTACCGGAGTAATTAAAGAAGCGCAGGAGATTGCTGCACATTTATACGGTTCTCTAGAATGTTTTTTCCTTATCGGAGGCTCAACAGTAGGGAATTTAGCAATGATCATGGCAACGTGTCAAGAGGGCGATACAGTTCTTGTCCAAAGAAACTGTCACAAATCTATTTTAAATGGACTTAGGTTAGCGAAAGTAGACCCAATTTTTTTACAACCTAACTTTGATCGAGAAGCACAAATTGCTACTTGTTTAGATGAGACGCTTGTTTTAGCAGCGATAAAGAAGTATCCAACTGCAAAAGCACTTATTATTACAAATCCTAATTATTATGGTTATACTTCTAATTTGCAAAATATTATTACGAAAGCGCATCAATATGATATAACTGTTCTTGTTGATGAAGCTCATGGCGCTCATTTTGGGCATCCATCTACTTTACTGCCGAAATCAGCTATCATAGAGGGGGCTGATATTGTTGTCCAATCTGCTCATAAAACGTTACCGGCAATGACAATGGGTTCCTATCTACATTGTAATGGTAAATTAGTCGACGTAAAAAAGCTAACCTATTACTTACAGCTCTTTCAATCAAGTAGTCCTTCCTATCCAATAATGGCATCTCTTGATTTAGCAAGGCACTTTTTAGCGACAATTTCGGAAAAAGAAATAGAAAATACTGTTGAGGCTATTACAGCTTTTAAAACGTATATTAACAAAATTCCTCAACTTAAAACAGTGCGAAGTGAACATTATCAGATAGATCCTCTAAAAGTAACGGTTCAATCTCAATGTAAGTTAACCGGCTTTCAGTTACAAGAACTTTTCGAAGAAGAAGGAATTTATACTGAATTAGCTGACTCATGCAATGTTTTATTTGTTATGCCATTAGTGATAACGACGAACCTTATTTTTATTGCTGAAAAAATAAAACGAAAACTAAGTGAATTTGAAATTATTCCAAGATATAATAAGCTAGATGCTTCTTTTACAAATAAAGTAACTAGATTGGCGATGACTTACCCGGAAATGAATGTAGCTGAAGTACAGCTAATTCCATTAAAAAATTCAGTTGGGAGAATTATTGCTGAAGAAATCATTCCGTATCCGCCAGGTGTACCTATATTAATAAGTGGTGAGAAGGTTGAAAAAATACATGTCGAATATATAAACAATTTAAAAGCAAGCGGAGCATATTTTCAAGGAGTAGATATTCTTGAAACAGGAGTTAAAGTTTTTACCTAA
- the tadA gene encoding tRNA adenosine(34) deaminase TadA, translated as MLENSDLDFMKLAIESAKKAEEINEVPIGAVIVKDGKVVATAYNLRETEKRAIAHAELLAIDQACKNLNTWRLTDCTLYVTLEPCSMCAGAIIQSRIDRVVFGAMDPKAGCVGSIYNLLSEPRFNHQCEIESGVLAEECGQLLSNFFRKLRKRKEF; from the coding sequence TTGTTAGAGAATAGCGACTTGGATTTTATGAAACTAGCCATAGAATCAGCAAAAAAAGCTGAAGAAATAAATGAAGTCCCCATCGGGGCAGTCATTGTAAAGGATGGCAAAGTTGTGGCAACGGCCTATAATTTAAGAGAAACTGAAAAGCGGGCTATTGCACATGCGGAATTACTAGCTATTGATCAAGCTTGTAAAAATTTAAATACATGGCGATTAACTGATTGTACCCTCTACGTTACACTTGAACCTTGTTCAATGTGTGCAGGTGCCATCATCCAATCCAGAATTGATCGTGTTGTATTTGGAGCTATGGATCCAAAAGCAGGTTGTGTTGGCTCAATATATAACCTCCTTTCAGAACCGAGGTTTAATCATCAATGTGAAATAGAATCTGGGGTTCTGGCGGAGGAGTGTGGTCAGCTACTTTCTAATTTCTTTAGAAAGTTAAGGAAGAGGAAGGAATTTTAG
- a CDS encoding tRNA1(Val) (adenine(37)-N6)-methyltransferase — protein MVRLEQDERIDYLPNQNNKIIQSSDVFSFSMDAVLLAKFCYVPIQKGKIIDLCTGNGAIPVLLSERSKAEITGVEIQERLYQMAIRTAEVNDLQHQIHFYHDDLKNTVEKLGKEKFDVVTCNPPYFKTVTEKAWNENKHFAIARHEIHCSLDDVIRVSSELVKQKGKIAIVHRPERLIDMILVMKKYQIEPKKIQFVHPKTAKEANILLIEGVKRGRPGVKILKPLVVYNEDNTYTDKFKEIYFS, from the coding sequence ATGGTTAGACTAGAGCAAGATGAACGAATTGATTACTTACCTAATCAGAACAATAAAATTATTCAAAGCTCTGATGTCTTTTCATTTTCAATGGATGCGGTTCTGTTAGCAAAATTTTGCTATGTACCGATTCAAAAAGGAAAAATAATAGATCTATGTACTGGTAATGGGGCAATTCCAGTCTTATTATCTGAAAGAAGCAAAGCGGAGATTACGGGTGTTGAAATTCAAGAACGTCTTTATCAAATGGCAATCCGTACTGCCGAGGTTAATGACTTACAACATCAAATTCATTTTTATCATGATGATCTAAAAAATACTGTTGAAAAACTAGGAAAAGAAAAATTTGATGTAGTTACATGTAATCCACCATATTTTAAAACAGTCACGGAAAAAGCCTGGAATGAAAATAAACATTTTGCTATTGCAAGACACGAAATTCATTGCAGCCTAGATGATGTGATTCGCGTCAGTAGCGAGCTGGTAAAACAAAAAGGAAAGATAGCGATTGTCCATCGACCAGAGCGGTTAATAGATATGATATTGGTTATGAAAAAGTATCAAATTGAACCAAAAAAAATTCAGTTTGTCCACCCAAAAACAGCCAAAGAAGCTAATATCTTACTTATTGAAGGAGTAAAAAGAGGGAGGCCGGGTGTAAAAATACTAAAGCCGCTTGTTGTTTACAATGAAGACAATACTTATACAGACAAGTTTAAGGAAATCTATTTTTCTTAA
- a CDS encoding YaaL family protein, with translation MLFKKKGKIRELEDQRLVSHIAMLKENLMIRTQLLKNSIDPSEEVIFKLKLTEAKYIFLLKEARVRNVSVGKSK, from the coding sequence ATGCTTTTTAAAAAGAAGGGTAAAATAAGAGAACTTGAGGATCAGCGTCTTGTTAGTCATATTGCAATGCTAAAGGAAAATCTAATGATTCGAACTCAATTATTAAAGAATAGTATAGACCCTTCAGAAGAAGTTATCTTTAAATTGAAACTAACAGAAGCGAAATACATCTTTTTATTAAAAGAAGCAAGAGTAAGAAATGTGAGCGTGGGAAAATCAAAATAA